One region of Pirellulales bacterium genomic DNA includes:
- a CDS encoding phospholipase D-like domain-containing protein, giving the protein MSHVSTHQAVAPAADIDEPPVISVAGHELTLFVESAPMLARMAEDIRSAQTRVWLESYTFASDTAGRLIAEALIQRAKAGVDVRLLYDAIGSQGTSTALLKMMHAAGVKVHAFHSFLYALRNLSFFEILNRRNHRKLLVVDDRVAYFGGMNVVDTRPPPTRREQRRDLAEAGGWRDVHVRMTGAQVADVAESFERSWLRAHHQPIDRRPRSYRRVRLPRGERDFIRFYDSGPGLNFSRAERVFTRIIGLARRSVVMSMAYFLPTGRVLRTLNRVGHRGARLTLIVPGASDVPLVQRATRFLYSRLLERGVEIYERQRSMLHSKAMVVDDRYTVVGSCNLDPRSLEINLEFVAVIRSAAMAQAVAAICEAEIAESHGVTLADLDRHGPWQRFLDRCAYLLRRWL; this is encoded by the coding sequence ATGAGCCATGTGTCCACGCATCAGGCGGTCGCCCCGGCCGCTGACATTGACGAGCCGCCCGTGATTTCCGTCGCCGGCCACGAGCTGACTCTGTTCGTCGAGTCGGCGCCGATGCTTGCGCGCATGGCCGAAGACATTCGTAGCGCCCAGACGCGCGTGTGGCTCGAATCGTACACCTTCGCCAGCGATACGGCGGGCCGCCTGATCGCCGAAGCTTTGATCCAGCGCGCGAAGGCCGGCGTCGACGTGCGCCTACTCTACGACGCCATCGGCAGCCAGGGAACGTCAACGGCACTATTGAAAATGATGCACGCGGCGGGCGTGAAAGTTCACGCCTTTCATTCGTTCTTGTACGCGCTGCGCAACCTGTCGTTCTTCGAGATCCTCAACCGCCGCAATCACCGCAAGCTGCTGGTGGTCGACGATCGCGTGGCGTACTTCGGTGGAATGAACGTCGTGGATACCAGGCCGCCGCCCACGCGCCGCGAGCAGCGACGCGACCTGGCCGAGGCCGGCGGCTGGCGCGACGTACACGTGCGCATGACGGGGGCACAGGTGGCCGACGTGGCGGAAAGCTTCGAGCGTTCCTGGCTACGGGCCCATCATCAGCCGATCGATCGCCGGCCGCGGTCTTATCGCCGCGTGCGTCTCCCGCGCGGTGAGCGCGATTTCATCCGCTTTTACGACAGCGGCCCAGGCTTGAACTTTTCGCGCGCCGAGCGCGTATTCACGCGCATCATCGGCCTGGCACGCCGGAGCGTGGTCATGTCCATGGCGTATTTCTTGCCCACCGGAAGGGTGCTGCGGACATTGAACCGCGTAGGGCATCGCGGTGCGCGCTTGACTCTGATCGTACCAGGGGCAAGCGACGTACCGCTCGTGCAACGGGCAACACGTTTTCTCTATTCTCGCCTGCTCGAGCGGGGCGTCGAGATCTACGAGCGCCAGCGCTCGATGCTGCACAGCAAGGCCATGGTCGTCGACGATCGCTACACGGTAGTCGGCTCGTGCAATCTCGACCCACGCAGCCTCGAGATCAATCTCGAATTCGTCGCCGTCATTCGTTCGGCGGCGATGGCACAGGCGGTCGCGGCCATTTGCGAGGCCGAAATCGCAGAAAGTCATGGCGTGACACTGGCCGATCTCGACCGGCACGGTCCGTGGCAGCGGTTTCTGGATCGCTGCGCGTATCTCTTGCGACGCTGGTTGTGA